In Tenebrio molitor chromosome 6, icTenMoli1.1, whole genome shotgun sequence, one genomic interval encodes:
- the LOC138132709 gene encoding glucose dehydrogenase [FAD, quinone]-like → MNCCLLTILSLAGIVECSLTVDYYEKLINEDVARSQRFVLPLDNSAFKKGAQSEEIHDFGSYDFIVVGAGSSGAVLATRLSEVPRWKILLLEAGGEETDFSRIPSMVPYLQTSPMEWGYLSTPQNKSCLGTKNRRCTASRSRSIGGCSAHNALLYVRGNPHDYDNWVRLGNPGWSFDEVLPYFIKSENSQIDGDEGYHGKGGFWNVQRALPVSPYLDNFIEGNKELGREVVDYNGRQQLGVSQLQVNVKHGKRQSTGTAFLDNARQRANLKVVTGALVVQIVIDESTKSARGVVFVKDDTKFSANASKEVIVSGGAFNSPQLLMLSGIGPKEHLRDLGIEVIQDLPVGKILLNHPYFLGLTFRTNLTVKTDLKEDIRQYLRGVGPLANPANCDGVGFLHAGDIPKTVPMLEYVYVPPKSTLLTTFHNLQVDDELLKNYFDKIDPATDIVLSLVLLHEKSRGSLTLKSNSPVDFPNIDYNFLDAPEDVDNFIEGIEFVLKLMRTKAFREIDATLLEIPVCGDFQRFSRSFWECALRQMTNAFYHSCGTTPMGPNKTTSVVDTNLKVHGIDNLRVVDAGVIPSTLSGHPNAPCVMIAEKISDVIKNTYGTT, encoded by the exons ATGAATTGTTGTCTCCTAACGATCCTGTCGCTGGCAGGAATCGTCGAGTGCAGTTTGACCGTCGACTACTACGAGAAACTGATCAATGAGGACGTCGCGAGAAGCCAACGATTCGTGCTTCCCCTGGACAACTCCGCGTTCAAGAAGGGGGCGCAATCGGAAGAGATTCACG ATTTCGGAAGCTACGACTTCATCGTGGTGGGGGCGGGGTCCTCGGGCGCCGTCTTGGCCACCCGCCTCTCCGAAGTGCCCCGCTGGAAGATCTTGCTGTTGGAGGCGGGAGGCGAAGAAACCGACTTCAGCAGGATCCCCAGCATGGTGCCGTACCTGCAAACCAGCCCCATGGAGTGGGGCTATCTCTCCACCCCCCAGAACAAATCCTGCTTGGGGACGAAAAACAGGCGGTGTACGGCGAGCCGGAGCAGATCGATAGGGGGATGCAGCGCCCACAACGCGCTCCTCTACGTGAGAGGCAACCCCCACGACTACGACAACTGGGTCCGGCTGGGAAACCCGGGTTGGTCCTTCGACGAGGTCCTACCCTACTTCATCAAGTCGGAGAATTCGCAGATCGACGGCGACGAAGGGTACCACGGGAAGGGTGGGTTCTGGAACGTCCAGCGCGCCCTCCCCGTTTCCCCCTATTTGGACAATTTTATCGAAGGCAACAAGGAGTTGGGCAGGGAAGTGGTGGACTATAACGGGCGACAACAACTCGGAGTGTCCCAACTTCAAGTTAACGTCAAGCACGGCAAAAGGCAAAGCACTGGAACGGCGTTTCTGGACAACGCGAGGCAAAGGGCGAATCTGAAAGTCGTCACCGGAGCACTGGTCGTCCAGATCGTGATCGACGAAAGCACCAAGAGCGCTCGAGGGGTGGTTTTTGTCAAAGACGACACCAAGTTTTCGGCAAACGCCAGCAAAGAAGTGATCGTGTCTGGTGGCGCCTTTAACTCCCCCCAGCTGCTGATGCTGTCGGGGATAGGACCAAAAGAGCATCTCCGAGATTTGGGCATCGAAGTGATCCAAGATCTACCAGTTGGCAAAATTCTCCTGAACCATCCCTATTTTCTGGGGCTGACATTTCGCACAAATCTCACAGTGAAGACCGACCTGAAAGAGGACATTCGACAATATCTCCGAGGAGTTGGTCCTTTGGCCAACCCCGCAAATTGCGACGGCGTAGGTTTCCTCCACGCAGGCGACATTCCCAAGACCGTACCGATGCTCGAATACGTCTACGTCCCTCCCAAGAGCACTCTCCTCACCACCTTCCACAACTTGCAAGTCGACGACGAACTGTTGAAAAACTACTTCGACAAAATCGACCCGGCCACCGACATCGTCTTGAGTTTGGTGCTGCTCCACGAAAAATCCAGAGGGAGCTTAACTTTGAAATCGAACAGTCCCGTAGATTTTCCCAACATAGATTACAACTTCTTGGACGCACCCGAAGACGTCGACAACTTCATCGAAGGCATCGAATTCGTTCTGAAATTGATGCGGACCAAGGCATTTCGAGAGATCGACGCGACCCTCCTGGAGATCCCAGTCTGCGGGGACTTCCAACGGTTCTCCAGATCGTTCTGGGAGTGCGCTTTGCGACAAATGACCAACGCTTTTTACCACTCCTGCGGGACCACCCCAATGGGACCAAATAAAACGACTTCGGTCGTCGACACCAATTTGAAAGTGCACGGAATCGACAACCTGAGAGTCGTCGATGCCGGAGTTATTCCGTCGACGCTTTCCGGACATCCGAACGCTCCTTGCGTCATGATTGCCGAGAAAATTTCAGACGTGATCAAGAACACCTACGGCACGACCTAA
- the LOC138132708 gene encoding glucose dehydrogenase [FAD, quinone]-like yields MKVLAGAVFCLVLYTVGGSFTSEYYENLISQRTTEARAYEMPESNVEFQRGASSPESNDFGSYDFIVVGAGSAGSVLATRLSEVPDWSVLLLEAGGEEDDFNAIPGMFPYLQFSDMNWGYFTTPQTNCCLGMRDRRCPAPRGKSVGGSGAINAVLYVRGNAKDYDKWVELGNPGWSHEEVLPYFVKSENSQIHGDEGYHGKGGVWDVEYALPPAETFSTLIDANAELNATTLDYNGLRQLGVSKTQTNIKHGKRQSAATAFLDNSRKRENLKLVTRALVTKIDIDAEGVARGVIFTTRDQKFVARAAKEVIVSAGAVNSPQLLMLSGVGPRDHLEDLEIETVADLPVGRNLQEHPHFLGLNFRTNYTAPSSDFGTAIEEYLTGLGPLTTTAEALGFLHAGDVPDDVPMIKYIFNPPSGPGGVPIADRIYNFDDDLVTNYLNKMNSSTDFGFSLILLHPKSRGRITLKSNDPIDFPNIDLNMFSESEDIDNFIEGIDFVLKLTQTEAFRRMDASLVEIPICDQFEPYSRSFWECAVRHMSMTLYHPCGTTAMGPDGTTSVVDGDLKVHGIDNLRVVDAGVFPSTISGPTNAAVIMVAEKISDVIKNYYDKTS; encoded by the exons ATGAAGGTCCTCGCAGGTGCGGTCTTTTGTCTTGTTTTGTACACCGTTGGTGGTTCCTTCACCAGCGAATATTACGAAAATCTGATAAGCCAGCGCACGACCGAGGCTCGCGCGTACGAGATGCCGGAGAGCAACGTAGAATTCCAAAGAGGAGCTTCGTCACCTGAAAGCAACG ATTTCGGGAGTTACGATTTCATCGTGGTCGGGGCCGGATCCGCCGGCAGCGTCCTGGCCACGCGTCTCTCCGAAGTCCCCGACTGGAGCGTCCTCCTGCTGGAAGCCGGCGGCGAAGAAGACGACTTCAACGCGATCCCCGGGATGTTTCCTTATTTGCAATTCAGCGACATGAACTGGGGATACTTCACGACACCGCAAACGAATTGCTGTTTAG GGATGAGAGACAGGAGGTGTCCAGCCCCTCGAGGAAAATCCGTCGGAGGGAGCGGGGCGATCAACGCGGTTCTCTACGTGCGAGGCAACGCCAAGGACTACGACAAGTGGGTCGAGTTGGGCAACCCCGGATGGTCCCACGAAGAGGTCCTCCCGTATTTTGTCAAATCGGAGAATTCGCAAATTCACGGCGACGAAGGGTATCACGGGAAAGGGGGCGTGTGGGACGTGGAGTACGCTCTGCCCCCGGCGGAGACATTCTCGACTTTGATCGACGCCAACGCCGAGCTCAACGCCACCACTCTCGACTACAACGGTCTTCGACAGCTCGGAGTGTCCAAGACGCAGACCAACATCAAACACGGGAAGAGACAAAGCGCGGCGACGGCGTTCTTGGACAACTCGCGCAAAAGGGAGAATCTGAAGCTCGTGACCAGAGCGCTGGTCACGAAGATCGACATCGACGCCGAGGGGGTGGCTCGAGGGGTGATTTTTACCACCCGAGATCAAAAGTTTGTCGCCAGAGCCGCCAAAGAAGTGATCGTGTCCGCTGGTGCGGTCAACTCCCCGCAGCTGTTGATGCTTTCGGGGGTGGGTCCTCGCGACCACTTGGAAGATTTGGAGATCGAAACCGTGGCGGACCTCCCGGTCGGGAGAAACCTCCAAGAACATCCGCACTTCTTGGGTCTGAATTTTCGGACCAACTACACCGCCCCCAGCTCTGATTTTGGGACGGCGATCGAAGAGTACCTGACCGGGCTAGGTCCGCTGACAACGACCGCCGAAGCTTTGGGTTTCCTCCACGCGGGAGACGTCCCGGACGACGTGCCCATGATCAAGTACATTTTCAATCCCCCGTCGGGACCAGGGGGCGTCCCCATCGCCGATCGAATCTACAACTTCGACGACGACCTCGTCACCAACTATCTGAACAAGATGAATTCCTCCACCGACTTCGGTTTCAGCCTGATCCTCCTCCACCCAAAATCCAGAGGTCGCATCACCTTGAAATCGAACGATCCGATCGACTTTCCCAACATAGATCTCAACATGTTTTCCGAGAGCGAAGACATCGACAACTTCATCGAAGGAATCGATTTCGTGTTGAAACTGACGCAAACCGAAGCCTTCCGAAGGATGGACGCCAGTCTCGTCGAGATACCGATCTGCGATCAATTCGAACCGTACTCGAGATCGTTTTGGGAGTGCGCTGTTCGTCACATGTCCATGACTCTCTACCATCCGTGCGGTACGACCGCGATGGGTCCGGATGGGACGACGTCCGTGGTCGACGGCGATCTCAAAGTTCACGGGATTGACAATCTGAGAGTCGTGGACGCGGGGGTGTTCCCCTCGACCATTTCGGGGCCCACGAACGCTGCCGTCATCATGGTGGCCGAAAAAATCTCAGACGTCATCAAGAACTATTACGATAAGACATCTTAG
- the LOC138132704 gene encoding glucose dehydrogenase [FAD, quinone]-like, with protein MQKHTFSRVKMHLLCVVLVVGVGAVGAADSTFTTEYYKNLIYQRTAEAQVYELPNSNEEFKAGVDSDEINDFGSFDFVIVGAGSAGSVVATRLSEVADWKVLLLEAGGEEDDFNNIPAMFMYLQFSEMNWGYYSTPQTSCCQGMKDKKCIIPRGKLIGGSSAINAVMYVRGNPKDYDKWAELGNPGWSYEDVLPYFVKSENSMIDGDEGYHGQGGFWDVEYALPPSEVFTNFVDGNDELNASIVDYNGREQIGAAKTQLNTKRGRRQSTGTAFLDNARKRKNLTVVTKALVTKINVDPESKVARGVEFVRQDQKYTVAATKEVIVSGGAINSPQLLMLSGIGPKDHLEELGIEVVADLPVGKNLLEHPLFPGLIFQTNYTLPTSNMEELIELYLNGMGPLSNPANVDAIGFIHTGDTASEVPTVEYLYVPPGGSNTAILNKAYNYNDDLIYNFLSKINPTSDIVINLALLHEKSTGQITLQSTDPIDFPNIDLNMFAESEDVDNLIEGIEFVLNLTKTEAFQKIDAQLLNIPICADSEQYSKAFWECVIRQMTTTIYHPCGTTAMGPDETTSVVDSNLKVHGIDKLRVVDAGVFPSTVSGHTNAPAVMVAEKISDVIKSDYGVNNI; from the exons ATGCAGAAACATACGTTTTCACGAGTGAAGATGCATCTCTTGTGCGTGGTTCTTGTCGTAGGTGTCGGTGCTGTCGGTGCTGCCGATTCCACCTTCACCACTGAGTACTACAAAAATCTGATATATCAACGAACTGCCGAAGCGCAAGTCTACGAACTACCCAATAGCAACGAAGAGTTCAAAGCTGGGGTGGACTCCGATGAAATAAACG ATTTTGGAAGTTTCGATTTCGTCATAGTCGGAGCGGGATCGGCCGGTTCGGTGGTGGCGACGAGACTCTCGGAGGTCGCCGATTGGAAGGTTCTCCTTCTGGAGGCCGGCGGCGAAGAAGACGACTTCAACAACATCCCCGCCATGTTCATGTACCTCCAATTCAGCGAGATGAACTGGGGATACTACAGCACCCCTCAAACGAGCTGTTGCCAAG GAATGAAGGACAAGAAGTGCATAATTCCGAGAGGGAAATTGATCGGGGGCAGCAGCGCCATAAACGCCGTCATGTACGTCAGAGGAAACCCCAAAGACTACGACAAGTGGGCCGAACTGGGCAACCCCGGATGGTCCTACGAAGACGTCCTTCCCTATTTCGTCAAATCGGAGAATTCGATGATCGACGGCGACGAAGGGTATCACGGTCAGGGTGGCTTCTGGGATGTAGAGTACGCTCTGCCACCTTCCGAAGTTTTTACGAATTTCGTGGACGGCAACGACGAGTTGAACGCATCGATCGTCGACTACAACGGTCGAGAGCAAATCGGAGCGGCCAAAACGCAACTCAATACCAAACGAGGAAGACGACAGAGTACGGGAACCGCCTTCTTGGACAACGCCCGCAAACGAAAAAATCTAACAGTCGTCACTAAAGCGCTAGTCACGAAGATCAACGTAGATCCGGAGAGTAAAGTCGCCCGAGGAGTAGAATTCGTACGTCAGGATCAAAAGTACACGGTCGCCGCCACCAAAGAAGTTATCGTCTCGGGAGGCGCCATCAACTCGCCTCAACTGTTGATGCTTTCGGGGATCGGCCCCAAAGACCACCTCGAAGAGTTGGGAATCGAAGTTGTTGCAGATCTACCGGTAGGAAAAAATCTACTGGAGCATCCTCTCTTCCCCGGACTGATCTTCCAGACAAACTACACTCTTCCCACCTCCAACATGGAAGAATTGATTGAACTGTATTTGAACGGAATGGGTCCGCTCTCCAACCCCGCGAACGTCGACGCCATCGGTTTCATACACACGGGGGATACGGCGTCGGAAGTTCCCACGGTGGAGTACCTGTATGTTCCACCAGGTGGAAGCAACACTGCCATCTTGAACAAAGCGTACAACTACAACGACGACTTGATCTACAACTTCCTCAGCAAAATCAACCCGACTTCCGACATAGTCATCAACTTGGCCCTGCTTCACGAGAAGTCTACGGGACAGATAACTCTGCAATCCACCGACCCGATCGACTTCCCCAACATCGACCTCAACATGTTCGCGGAGTCCGAAGACGTGGACAACCTGATCGAAGGAATCGAGTTCGTGTTGAATCTGACCAAGACCGAAGCGTTCCAAAAGATCGACGCGCAACTCCTCAACATTCCGATTTGTGCGGATTCGGAACAGTACAGCAAAGCCTTCTGGGAGTGCGTCATTCGCCAGATGACCACGACCATCTACCATCCGTGCGGGACCACCGCCATGGGTCCCGACGAAACGACTTCCGTGGTCGACAGTAACTTGAAAGTTCACGGAATCGATAAATTGAGAGTCGTAGATGCCGGAGTTTTTCCATCGACCGTTTCGGGACACACGAACGCTCCAGCTGTGATGGTAGCAGAGAAGATATCCGACGTCATCAAGAGTGATTACGGCGTAAACAACATTTAG